DNA from Synergistaceae bacterium:
CCTAAAGATGATATGCAAGCTGTTTATTGGTGGCGCAAAGCTGCTGAAGGCGGGGATCCTATAGCGCAATATTGTTTAGGTTACATGTACGAATACGGCAAGGGCGTGAAGAGAGACTTAAACGAGGCTCGCAAATGGTACGAACTCACTGCTAAAAAGGGACACAAATCCGCAGAAGAAGCCCTTGAACGCTTGAATAATAAATAATAATAATTATCATAAGGAGAGAATCAAACTTGCGAAAACTTTTCGGAACTGACGGAGTCCGTGACGTGGCAAATTCCGGCAAAATGACGAGCGAGACAGCTTTAAAACTTGGCCGGGCATTTATTAAGTTCTCACGCGGGAAAAAATTTTTAATTGGCCGTGATACCCGCTTGAGCTGTCAAATGTTGGAAGGCGCGCTATTTTCCGGCATGAGTTCAGAGGGCGCAGAAGTCTATTTAACGGGAGTAATTCCCACGCCGGGACTCAGTTATGCAATCAAAGAATTACAAGCAAACGGGGGAGCTGTAATAAGTGCCTCGCATAATCCCGCAGAATATAACGGCATAAAATTTTTAGGTTCAGACGGCTGCAAACTCTCGGACGAGTCAGAAGAGGCAATCGAGAATTTATTAAACGAGTCACCCAGCACGAGTCATGAAATAGGCCGGATTCATGAGGCAAAATATCTCGTGAATTCATATACAAGTCATATAGCAAAATTTTTGAAGCCTGAAGCAGCAATTAATAATATCGTATTCGACTGTGCAAACGGAGCGAGTGCTGAGACAGTGCCGGAACTGGTGAAAATCTGCGGACTTGACTCTGATATAATTTCACGTGATTATGACGGCTTGAATATTAATAAATCCTGCGGAGTCATGCACATGGAAAATTTAACAAGTTATGTTATAGCGCATAAAAAATTTATGGGATTTGCTTTTGACGGCGATGCAGATAGAGTATTAATCTGCGACTCACAAGGCAGAATTATTGACGGCGATATAATTTTATGGGTTCTTGCCCGCTGGCTTAAGTGTGAAAGCGTAGTAGTTACTGTTATGAGTAATCTTGCACTCGAAAATCATTTATTACGCGAGAATATAAAAACTTATCGCTGCCCTGTAGGAGATAGATACGTACTCGAGAAAATGCGCGAAACAGGCTCAAAACTCGGCGGGGAACAGTCAGGCCATATTATAGCGAGCGACTTTACAAGCACCGGCGACGGTTTATGTACTGCGATGTTATTCTTGAATGCTGTTAAAGATTTAGGCGAAAATGTTAATACTTTGATTGACAGGTTCGGACGTTATCCGCAAAAATTAGTTAATTTGACTTTGACACGCCCGCGCAATGAAGTTAATATGGACGCTATAAATTTAATAGTAAATAAATATCAAGGCAAATTTACATCAGGCCGTATATTTGTCAGGACTTCAGGGACAGAGCCGCTATTAAGAATATTAGTTGAAGCTCCGGAAAAAAATTTAGTTGAAGAAGTCTCGAATGTATTAGAGTCCGAAATGCTGAAATTTGCTTAAAGAATAATAAAGATAATAATAGCTTCTGCAATATAGCGGGAGTTATTTTTTTGCGTGAATCTCTGTGATAATGATAAAATATTTTCAGGAGAGGCGTTCCACGATACAAGACACGTATTAGGAACGAGGCTCACCGAGGGGTACTCCTCGCAGTCTTATTAGCTGAGAGGAGGTGATAGCGTGAAAAGTATAATAAAGCTCGT
Protein-coding regions in this window:
- a CDS encoding sel1 repeat family protein, which codes for MPKDDTQAVYWYRKAAEGGNTYAQNNLGYMYEYGRGGLPKDDMQAVYWWRKAAEGGDPIAQYCLGYMYEYGKGVKRDLNEARKWYELTAKKGHKSAEEALERLNNK
- a CDS encoding phosphoglucosamine mutase yields the protein MIIRRESNLRKLFGTDGVRDVANSGKMTSETALKLGRAFIKFSRGKKFLIGRDTRLSCQMLEGALFSGMSSEGAEVYLTGVIPTPGLSYAIKELQANGGAVISASHNPAEYNGIKFLGSDGCKLSDESEEAIENLLNESPSTSHEIGRIHEAKYLVNSYTSHIAKFLKPEAAINNIVFDCANGASAETVPELVKICGLDSDIISRDYDGLNINKSCGVMHMENLTSYVIAHKKFMGFAFDGDADRVLICDSQGRIIDGDIILWVLARWLKCESVVVTVMSNLALENHLLRENIKTYRCPVGDRYVLEKMRETGSKLGGEQSGHIIASDFTSTGDGLCTAMLFLNAVKDLGENVNTLIDRFGRYPQKLVNLTLTRPRNEVNMDAINLIVNKYQGKFTSGRIFVRTSGTEPLLRILVEAPEKNLVEEVSNVLESEMLKFA